The Vigna unguiculata cultivar IT97K-499-35 chromosome 6, ASM411807v1, whole genome shotgun sequence genome contains a region encoding:
- the LOC114187843 gene encoding zinc finger BED domain-containing protein DAYSLEEPER-like, which produces MDPSKSNPLNLDDDLVSETPSPSENAATNKKEASNVWNFFTRIGKDKDGIEKTSCKYCGHHYKVGKNPKTKNNYRTSHLSRHIYSCKSIANLDVDLSLDQEGKFGTRKINQKVHHKLLARAIIKHGLPYNFVEYEGIREWIKYINPEVDMKCRNTTVLDVVKEYIKERDKVKQIMSRIPNRICLTSDVWTTITFEGYICLTAHFVDENWKLTSKILNFCRMKLPHMGAELENVVFDCLKQ; this is translated from the coding sequence ATGGATCCCTCTAAGAGTAACCCTTTGAATTTGGATGATGATCTTGTATCTGAAACTCCTAGTCCATCTGAAAATGCTgccacaaataaaaaagaagcatCAAATGTTTGGAATTTTTTCACAAGAATAGGTAAAGACAAAGATGGAATTGAAAAGACTTCGTGTAAGTATTGTGGCCATCACTACAAAGTTGGCAAAAATcctaaaaccaaaaataattataggACTTCACATTTAAGTCGACATATCTATTCATGTAAAAGTATTGCAAACTTAGATGTGGATCTCAGTCTTGATCAAGAAGGAAAGTTTGGGACACGGAAAATCAATCAAAAGGTTCATCATAAGTTACTTGCGAGAGCCATAATTAAACATGGTCTTCCTTATAATTTTGTTGAGTATGAAGGAATTAGGGAGTggataaaatacattaatccTGAGGTTGACATGAAATGTAGGAACACCACTGTTTTAGATGTGGTGAAGGAATACATTAAAGAGAGGGATAAAGTTAAGCAGATCATGTCTAGGATTCCTAATAGAATTTGTTTAACTTCTGATGTTTGGACTACAATTACTTTTGAGGGTTATATTTGCCTAACTGCACATTTTGTCGATGAAAATTGGAAATTGACAAGTAAGATTCTTAACTTTTGTCGAATGAAACTACCACACATGGGTGCTGAACTAGAAAATGTTGTATTTGATTGCCTAAAGCAATGA
- the LOC114187212 gene encoding uncharacterized protein LOC114187212 isoform X2, with translation MHQKKSELQIGKESTGISSDFNPLHHHHHSHPVPNLTPNHNLETLTSTAPYKRPSLSKSQTLHRFPKPRHATAPSVTSAGATATWLSSAVSLRRRLRHRVRLFLFLSFPFFYFLVSHPTNSFLLDFLSAFFFSAALFFSLNLALPRIPSLRLFLKPKARPALKLPVFWARPALPEFQFSVVAYSNGDVYEGEFRGGKCCGSGVYYYSMSGRYEGDWVDGKYDGFGVETWAKGSRYRGQYHQGLRHGFGVYRFYTGDVYAGQWASGQSHGCGVHTCEDGSRYVGEFKWGVKHGLGHYHFSLQGKEVSAAKGNRYLQRNGDAYAGEYFADKMHGYGVYSFANGHCYEGSWHDGKRQGLGMYTFRSGETQSGHWQNGVLDIPSTQSATYPVSPVGVNHSRVLNAVQDWSL, from the exons ATGCATCAAAAAAAATCCGAACTCCAGATCGGAAAAGAAAGCACCGGCATCTCTTCCGATTTCAAccccctccaccaccaccaccactccCACCCTGTCCCGAACCTAACTCCCAACCACAACCTCGAAACCCTAACCTCTACCGCCCCCTACAAAAGACCCTCTCTCTCCAAATCCCAAACCCTCCACAGATTCCCAAAACCGCGCCACGCCACCGCTCCCTCGGTCACAAGCGCCGGCGCAACCGCCACGTGGCTCTCCTCAGCCGTCTCCCTCCGACGGCGCCTACGTCATCGCGTGcgcctcttcctcttcctctcctTCCCCTTCTTCTACTTCCTCGTCTCCCACCCTACGAACTCCTTCCTCCTCGATTTCCTGTCGGCGTTTTTCTTCTCCGCCGCGCTCTTCTTCTCGCTCAACCTCGCCCTGCCCCGAATCCCCTCCCTCCGCCTCTTTCTCAAGCCCAAGGCCCGGCCTGCTCTCAAGCTCCCCGTGTTCTGGGCCCGGCCTGCCCTGCCCGAGTTTCAATTCTCCGTGGTTGCGTATTCTAACGGCGACGTTTACGAGGGGGAGTTCAGGGGAGGAAAGTGTTGTGGGAGTGGGGTTTACTACTACAGCATgagtggaaggtatgagggggATTGGGTGGATGGGAAGTACGATGGCTTTGGGGTGGAGACGTGGGCCAAGGGGAGTAGGTACCGGGGGCAGTACCACCAGGGGCTCCGCCACGGGTTTGGGGTCTATCGGTTTTACACCGGCGATGTTTATGCCGGACAGTGGGCTAGTGGGCAGAGCCATGGCTGTGGGGTGCACACGTGCGAGGATGGGAGCAGGTACGTGGGGGAGTTCAAGTGGGGCGTTAAGCATGGCCTTGGACACTACCATTTTAG TTTACAAGGGAAAGAGGTATCTGCTGCCAAGGGAAATAGGTATCTTCAAAG AAATGGGGATGCATATGCTGGTGAATACTTTGCGGATAAGATgcatgggtatggagtatataGTTTTGCAAATGGTCATTGTTATGAAGGATCTTGGCATGATGGCAAAAGGCAAGGTCTTGGAATGTATACGTTTAGAAGTGGAGAAACCCAGTCTGGTCACTGGCAAAATGGAGTCCTTGACATTCCCAGCACACAGAGTGCCACCTATCCTGTTTCTCCGGTTGGTGTCAATCATTCTAGGGTACTAAATGCAGTGCAG GACTGGAGTTTGTGA
- the LOC114187212 gene encoding radial spoke head 10 homolog B-like isoform X1 has product MHQKKSELQIGKESTGISSDFNPLHHHHHSHPVPNLTPNHNLETLTSTAPYKRPSLSKSQTLHRFPKPRHATAPSVTSAGATATWLSSAVSLRRRLRHRVRLFLFLSFPFFYFLVSHPTNSFLLDFLSAFFFSAALFFSLNLALPRIPSLRLFLKPKARPALKLPVFWARPALPEFQFSVVAYSNGDVYEGEFRGGKCCGSGVYYYSMSGRYEGDWVDGKYDGFGVETWAKGSRYRGQYHQGLRHGFGVYRFYTGDVYAGQWASGQSHGCGVHTCEDGSRYVGEFKWGVKHGLGHYHFSLQGKEVSAAKGNRYLQRNGDAYAGEYFADKMHGYGVYSFANGHCYEGSWHDGKRQGLGMYTFRSGETQSGHWQNGVLDIPSTQSATYPVSPVGVNHSRVLNAVQEARRAAEKAYDVAKVDERVNRAVAAANRAANAARVASVKAVQNQMHPISIV; this is encoded by the exons ATGCATCAAAAAAAATCCGAACTCCAGATCGGAAAAGAAAGCACCGGCATCTCTTCCGATTTCAAccccctccaccaccaccaccactccCACCCTGTCCCGAACCTAACTCCCAACCACAACCTCGAAACCCTAACCTCTACCGCCCCCTACAAAAGACCCTCTCTCTCCAAATCCCAAACCCTCCACAGATTCCCAAAACCGCGCCACGCCACCGCTCCCTCGGTCACAAGCGCCGGCGCAACCGCCACGTGGCTCTCCTCAGCCGTCTCCCTCCGACGGCGCCTACGTCATCGCGTGcgcctcttcctcttcctctcctTCCCCTTCTTCTACTTCCTCGTCTCCCACCCTACGAACTCCTTCCTCCTCGATTTCCTGTCGGCGTTTTTCTTCTCCGCCGCGCTCTTCTTCTCGCTCAACCTCGCCCTGCCCCGAATCCCCTCCCTCCGCCTCTTTCTCAAGCCCAAGGCCCGGCCTGCTCTCAAGCTCCCCGTGTTCTGGGCCCGGCCTGCCCTGCCCGAGTTTCAATTCTCCGTGGTTGCGTATTCTAACGGCGACGTTTACGAGGGGGAGTTCAGGGGAGGAAAGTGTTGTGGGAGTGGGGTTTACTACTACAGCATgagtggaaggtatgagggggATTGGGTGGATGGGAAGTACGATGGCTTTGGGGTGGAGACGTGGGCCAAGGGGAGTAGGTACCGGGGGCAGTACCACCAGGGGCTCCGCCACGGGTTTGGGGTCTATCGGTTTTACACCGGCGATGTTTATGCCGGACAGTGGGCTAGTGGGCAGAGCCATGGCTGTGGGGTGCACACGTGCGAGGATGGGAGCAGGTACGTGGGGGAGTTCAAGTGGGGCGTTAAGCATGGCCTTGGACACTACCATTTTAG TTTACAAGGGAAAGAGGTATCTGCTGCCAAGGGAAATAGGTATCTTCAAAG AAATGGGGATGCATATGCTGGTGAATACTTTGCGGATAAGATgcatgggtatggagtatataGTTTTGCAAATGGTCATTGTTATGAAGGATCTTGGCATGATGGCAAAAGGCAAGGTCTTGGAATGTATACGTTTAGAAGTGGAGAAACCCAGTCTGGTCACTGGCAAAATGGAGTCCTTGACATTCCCAGCACACAGAGTGCCACCTATCCTGTTTCTCCGGTTGGTGTCAATCATTCTAGGGTACTAAATGCAGTGCAG GAAGCAAGAAGAGCAGCTGAGAAGGCCTATGATGTGGCCAAGGTAGATGAAAGAGTGAATAGAGCAGTAGCAGCTGCTAACAGAGCAGCCAATGCAGCTAGAGTAGCTTCTGTCAAGGCTGTGCAAAATCAAATGCACCCAATCTCCATCGTGTGA